From one Culex quinquefasciatus strain JHB chromosome 3, VPISU_Cqui_1.0_pri_paternal, whole genome shotgun sequence genomic stretch:
- the LOC6045041 gene encoding LOW QUALITY PROTEIN: YLP motif-containing protein 1 (The sequence of the model RefSeq protein was modified relative to this genomic sequence to represent the inferred CDS: deleted 2 bases in 1 codon), with protein IGGGPDDSEEEYDALNDETFGQAREGDWEELHEDPPVRLDQREGGDGDSGPDSDLDMNFSSVRIDNLELDDDNESEARLQLDPSVWTMPSKPETPRPQLPHPAMQQHHPQSGPFVGLPPNFPLPNQAQMRICSVEEIEQNMIKQQAQHSMPPEVPQQLPPFHLPGMGLPRPPPGFPGMMNHQPPLTIPVNFPPPLNMVPPLPPLHLLQTNVPPPFPMNVPPPNFPGGESHANFNQRLVQEIQQNHPMLNQHRQHQQQGQNRYQQQHNNRQNYHQNQQQMQHHRGKLNRSGEYDEYANLMSERDKQWLLAFVLNAQYPPDAKPMWTFIHKHAYGLVFDNDTKYACVVSPLHIYLNLPLSNFYRIVFIVKIVNYLFIFNV; from the exons ATTGGGGGCGGTCCGGACGATTCGGAGGAGGAGTACGATGCGCTGAACGATGAGACGTTTGGGCAGGCACGGGAGGGGGACTGGGAGGAGCTGCACGAGGATCCG CCGGTCCGGTTGGATCAGCGGGAGGGTGGGGATGGCGATTCGGGGCCGGATTCGGACTTGGATATGAACTTTTCCAGCGTTCGGATTGACAACTTGGAGCTGGACGATGATAACGAGTCGGAGGCGAGGTTGCAGCTGGATCCGAGCGTGTGGACGATGCCGAGCAAGCCGGAGACGCCGCGGCCGCAGTTGCCACATCCGGCGATGCAGCAGCACCATCCGCAGA GTGGCCCCTTTGTCGGTCTTCCGCCCAACTTCCCGCTGCCGAATCAGGCTCAGATGCGCATCTGTTCGGTGGAGGAGATCGAGCAGAACATGATCAAGCAGCAGGCGCAGCACTCGATGCCGCCGGAGGTTCCCCAGCAGCTGCCGCCGTTTCATCTTCCGGGCATGGGACTGCCTCGTCCGCCGCCCGGATTTCCCGGCATGATGAATCACCAGCCGCCGTTGACGATTCCGGTGAACTTTCCGCCGCCGTTGAACATGGTTCCCCCGTTGCCACCGTTGCACCTGCTCCAGACGAACGTTCCGCCGCCGTTTCCGATGAATGTGCCGCCGCCGAATTTCCCCGGAGGTGAGAGCCACGCGAATTTCAACCAACGGCTGGTTCAGGAGATTCAGCAAAACCATCCGATGCTGAACCAGCACCGTCAACACCAGCAACAGGGTCAGAATCGCTACCAGCAGCAGCACAATAATCGGCAGAACTACCACCAGAACCAGCAGCAGATGCAGCATCACCGTGGCAAGCTGAACCGGTCGGGCGAGTACGACGAGTACGCGAACCTGATGAGCGAACGGGACAAGCAGTGGCTGCTGGCCTTTGTACTTAACGCCCAATACCCACCTGATGCCAAACCCATGTGGACGTTCATCCATAAGCATGCGTATGGCCTGGTTTTTGACAACGATACAAAATACGCCTGCGTTGTAAGCCCCTTGCATATTTATCTAAACCTCCCGCTAAGTAATTTCTATCGTATTGTATTTATTGTGAAGATtgtgaattatttatttatttttaatgtgtaa